Proteins encoded by one window of Dioscorea cayenensis subsp. rotundata cultivar TDr96_F1 chromosome 20, TDr96_F1_v2_PseudoChromosome.rev07_lg8_w22 25.fasta, whole genome shotgun sequence:
- the LOC120251138 gene encoding protein DETOXIFICATION 51, with translation MCNTNTITTSAAMNGGVATSTTAGEKSSHLYLTILPITKPKQQGSEKASKLIHEASKLFNLSSPIAITALLLYSRSIVSMLFLGTLGDLQLAGGSLAVAFGNITGYSLLSGLSLGMEPLCSQAFGANQPKLLSLTLHRSILFLLCSSIPISLLWLTMSKILLFLGQDPGITSLAQSYLLFSLPDLISFSFIHPIRIYLRSQGITKPLTLAAAFSAALHLPANLILVTHFRLGLTGVATAAAASNLSLLLSLLLYIHLSGVTAWQGPTRECLTGWGPLARLSIPSAVSVCLEWWWYELMILLCGVLPDPKPAVASMGVLIQTTSLVYVFPSSLGFGVSTRVGNELGANRPKRARTSAAVSVVVAGLMGVLAMSFATSMRNQWACMFTNDPEIQRLTAAALPIVGLCELGNCPQTVGCGVLRGSARPAHAAHVNLGAFYLVGLPVAVGLGFGLGFGFTGFWMGLLAAQVCCAGLMLYVVWSTDWEAQAQRAQVLTCAEASGPEGGFKDGVCYEPLISVKIDDEGFER, from the coding sequence ATGTGCAACACTAACACCATAACCACCAGCGCCGCCATGAACGGCGGCGTTGCCACCTCCACCACCGCCGGCGAGAAAAGCTCCCACCTTTACCTAACCATCCTCCCaataacaaaaccaaaacaacaagGATCAGAGAAAGCAAGCAAGCTAATCCATGAAGCCTCAAAGCTCTTCAACCTCTCATCACCCATCGCCATCACCGCTCTTCTCCTCTACTCTCGTTCCATAGTATCCATGCTTTTCCTCGGCACTCTCGGCGACCTCCAGCTCGCCGGCGGTTCACTCGCCGTCGCCTTCGGTAACATCACTGGCTACTCTCTCCTCTCCGGTCTCTCTCTCGGCATGGAACCTCTCTGTTCTCAAGCCTTCGGTGCCAACCAACCCAAACTCTTATCTTTAACTCTCCACCGTTCCATTCTCTTCCTCCTTTGTTCATCCATCCCCATCTCTCTTCTCTGGCTCACCATGTCCAAGATCCTTCTTTTCTTAGGCCAAGACCCAGGAATCACATCCTTAGCTCAAAGCTACCTCCTTTTCTCACTCCCAGAcctcatctccttctccttcatcCACCCTATCCGTATATACCTCCGTTCACAAGGCATAACAAAGCCACTCACCCTCGCCGCCGCGTTCTCCGCCGCACTCCACCTCCCAGCCAATCTCATTCTAGTAACCCACTTCCGTTTAGGACTCACCGGAGTCGCCACCGCCGCTGCTGCCTCAAACCTCTCTCTTCTCCTTTCTCTCCTCCTCTACATCCACCTCTCCGGCGTCACCGCGTGGCAAGGTCCCACCAGAGAGTGTCTCACTGGGTGGGGTCCTTTAGCTCGGCTTTCCATCCCCAGCGCCGTCTCCGTTTGTCTGGAATGGTGGTGGTACGAGCTCATGATCCTTCTCTGCGGCGTTTTGCCGGACCCTAAGCCGGCGGTGGCGTCCATGGGAGTGTTGATCCAGACCACGTCGTTGGTTTACGTGTTCCCTTCGTCGCTTGGCTTCGGAGTCTCGACGAGGGTTGGGAACGAGCTCGGAGCCAACCGGCCGAAGCGTGCTCGCACGTCGGCGGCCGTGTCCGTGGTGGTGGCAGGATTGATGGGAGTTTTGGCGATGAGCTTTGCCACGTCGATGAGGAACCAGTGGGCCTGCATGTTCACCAACGACCCTGAGATCCAACGGCTGACGGCTGCTGCGCTGCCGATCGTAGGGCTGTGCGAGCTCGGCAACTGCCCGCAAACTGTGGGCTGTGGGGTCCTGAGAGGAAGCGCGAGACCGGCCCATGCGGCCCATGTTAATCTGGGTGCGTTTTATTTGGTGGGCTTGCCGGTTGCGGTAGGTTTGGGATTTGGGTTGGGCTTTGGGTTTACTGGGTTTTGGATGGGCTTGCTTGCGGCCCAGGTTTGTTGTGCTGGGCTTATGCTTTATGTGGTTTGGAGTACGGATTGGGAGGCCCAGGCACAACGAGCTCAGGTGCTCACGTGCGCTGAGGCAAGTGGGCCCGAAGGAGGTTTTAAGGATGGGGTTTGTTATGAGCCGTTGATCTCGGTTAAGATTGATGACGAGGGGTTTGAACGGTAG